Genomic DNA from Porites lutea chromosome 4, jaPorLute2.1, whole genome shotgun sequence:
CGCGTGAAGGACCAGGTCATGAAACCTCTTCTTTCCTAGCCtcatgaatgcgtgacaaacgaaccctaaagtacgtctgcggggaggctgcGCTTCTCCCTTTCAAATGCCTTCCTCTCATTCTAACGCAGACTTCTCGCTCCGTTTTCGCTCGTCGTCCACACTAAAGCCACCCCCGAAAAATGCAGATGAAAGTGAAGACTTTTGAAATCGGTTTGAACGTTCTtctgagaagacagatagtgagtacgaTAATTATATTGATCTTACGTTTACACATTATCTTTTTTtcatataccgtatttattcgattaaccgccccgGGCGCTCATCAAATTTTTAGACCTTGGGAGTGGGCGCGTTTGaatttttcaccattttcagcaagtgcagtatgtttattttgcaaaaaacgataaatggtaataacaaaactaGCCGCCTACGCAGGCGTGTTTAGGGAAGCTCGTTTTTCCTCCCTCCCTcctggggagggatgaaaaacgagctcccctaaaaacgcctgcgtgggaggctataacAAAACGGGAAGGTGTAACAAAGTTAAGCaaaatttctgtaaaatactctgaagaaactCCGTTTTCGGACGGTCTATTATTATCTCTTATTTGAGTTTGTGtgcgagggggtgggggttggCGCTTATTCTAGGCTGGGCGCCTATTCGAGgggggcgctaattcgaggttgggcgcttattcgaataaatgcGGTACAGTGTATATCAGACAGTATACATGAAAGGGAAGGAAAATCTATCATTAAGTATTTAAAAGGGCGTTAAACTAAAATGCTTAGGAAAGACAGACCCACCTTGTGGCTAgcattttaatttgttacaCGTTTTTAATACATGAAAATGACATGAAGGTTGGATCCCTGTTCTAGCGATTTATTCCTAGAAAGTAGGTATGTTAAGGGGGAGCCATttttcaatggaaggtatacgaaGGGGATActcactctctctctctcgctccgtagggcgggtaggagagaaccctgggaacgaggttggtccATATCAAGTCAATTCTCGTACTCGTATTCGTCCTCGTCCTTGAATCCAAAGATGTCTAATAGAAAACTCCAGTCTGGGCTTTTCtcattaaatttagttttgtaTTCTTTTTTCCCCTTCATTTTGCGCTTCAGCAAAAGTCCCGCACATCTCTTTTTTAATGCCAGGAGCCATGTTGAGAGGACCAGTGCCCCTATCACACCCCCCTATCTCCTTATTTAGAAGGTCACATGTTCTCAAAGTCTGGCGTGATAGTCGGAAGTCGACCCTAGAAGCGGCCTAGAAGCGCTGTTTATTTACGTTGCAGGAGGTCAAACCACTTcgcttttgccttttttttggaaatctCCGAAGAAATCAAGTCAGTTTATGGCATACTTGCCAAAAATTTGTCGACTGAACTAAAAGGCCCTTGGTCGCTGTAAAGTCTTACATAAGCGTTGCACGTTGTTGAACCCATTCGTCAATACAAGGCAAGATGCTAGCCCTTGAAAAAGTGATTATTTGTGCTTTAGCTTCATCTGTGTGGATTGATATTTCTTGTGCGATCGCCCCTCTTCCTGAAGAGAACATGAATGTGGTAAGTTGAGGTGATTTCACTTGCAAATTACGGTCAATACAATACCCATGAATACAGCTTAAGCTTATGTCTTAACCGAAAAACAGGTGTGAGAAGGGGTTGATCACTAAAAATGTATGTAGGTAGCTTTACACAATGTTTTATACTGTGACGTTATCACCAGGCACTAAAACACAGCCAGAGGGCCGGGGTGGTATTTTATCACGTGATATCTTAACCATATGCCGatgcggggggcggggggggggggggtgggggggtactCTCTTATTTAGCCTAAgcgggtatgtgctgctgaacaATTCCATgatgtcattttcaaaaaattattaattccGTGTGTGAAACAAAAATGAATCAGGGTCATAGCAAAAGGTCTCTTGATTTAACAAGGGAAGCACATGAacaattttttgtctttaacAGGGTCAGCAGGGTTTGGCCTTGGCAgcacacctctacccaaactTTCCTTGAGTGGCCCCCCACCTCTGATTTACCATTCCTGTCACAGCTCTTGGATTCATGCTGTTTTAAATGGTGTTAATTCTTCTTCATACATGAATTCCGTCAATTTTCTCCATTATATGCCAGGCCCACTGTGACAGACATAACCACTGCGCCCTTTGGTCAAAATTctttaatgtctttgttttgtttttattatctttatatatatatattttttcatttgtcaaaAAATCAGTCCCAGGCAGTCTGGCAAGGGAAAGGAGAAACTTGACAGACATGGCCTtaacaaaaggaaattttttaCTTCGTAAATTAAGTCTTGGACAAAATGGAAACCAAAAGTTTGAGGAAAAATTGAATAAGAACAGGAGCCTACAGGCTCTTGAAATGAGACACAATTCTCAATGTATTAGAATGGACTCTGGACTCTGGACTGTGTGGTGGACTGATAGGGTTTAAATAAACCATCGAAGGCCACATGCAGTGTGACAATGTGTTGTGTTTAAAATCTGTATTCAATATTTAGAGGGTAAAAGTAAGATTTGCAGATAGTGGACTAGAAATAAAGCACAGATTTAAgctaattatttattttctttaagagCCCCACAAGATATCCTTGCTTAACTTCCTTACTCTTGGCCCATACACCTTGTTCTGAAGGTCAAGTTGTGACAAGTCTAGGACACTATCAGTAAAACTTGATTGTAGCATTTTAAGCTTTTACAATTATGTCTCTTACACTTTGCAAAGATAAAACTTgtgacaattttttcaattgacTGCTACCCCCAGTGCCATTTGCCTCTCCTTTTGATAGACCATCTCTTCCTGTGTGGGTGAGGAATGCGTGACACAGCCCCAAGAACATCTGTGTAGGAGGCTACACTGTCCTAATTCTGAGCGCCAAAGGTTCCATCATAATATCAGATGGTCTATTTTAAATCAGTTCATGGCAGGCTCTGGAATTCATTGATTGATATCAATtatcacaagaaaaataaaggactGTCATTTTGTCTGGGAATGGAAAAACAAGGTGAAATGATTCCTATGTGACATAATATTACCATTGTTCTGGCTTAAATCTATTTTGTTTCTGTAGACTGAGATAATTCATTACAATGGCTACCCAGCTGAAGAGTACACTGTAACAACAGATGATGGATACATCTTAACCATTCAAAGAATTCCTCAGGGTCGTCAGGAAACGTACTTAACAGGCCCTAAACCAGTGGTTCTTGTTCAGCATGGGCTGCTCGCATCGTCTTCTAACTGGGTTGCAAATTTACCAAATGAAAGCTTTGGCTTTATTCTCGCAGACAAAGGATTTGATGTTTGGCTTGGAAACATTCGTGGAAATACCTACGGTAGACAACATGTGAATCTCTCAGTTGATTCAGATGCTTTCTGGAATTTCACGTAAGTGAGATGTTTATTTAAAGACATGTTATTAAGTAAAAATGTGAGAAATAGATGTCAGTATTTTTCAGAAAACTAGTTTTCTGCAGTTGGAACGTAAGTTCAGGAGTGTGCCCAAAGCCATTTTATTTTCCTGAGACACATTGTACTTTCACAGTGTTGAAAAAATTAGGAAGGCCACACTATGAGCTATGGGGCTCATACAACTAGAGCTTATCCCGTTTTCTGTGGCATATTCAAAGCATCAAGGAATATGTAAAGCTTCTCTTCCTATACAGACAGAATCGCTAGTCGATGCAGGGTTTATACCCTCGTGACTATAAACTGTACTGCCAACCCGGAGAAAAACGTTTCTTGTCTAAGAGAGTGGTGCAATGGCAAAACTTGAAACTAGATCTACAGATCTGAAGGATGACATGCTTTTTGCTATCAATTACCTCTTATCTGCCTCCTTCCATTCACTCATAGTTCTGTTTTAATGTTCACTTTATAGCTGGGATGAAATGGCAAAGTATGACCTACCAGCGATGGTTAACTTCgtcctaaaaaaaactgggcaGCCCTCATTGCACTATGCTGCTCATTCACAAGGAAGCCTTATAGCTTTTGCAGAACTGTCCAGAAATCAGAATTTAGCACAGAAAATAAAGGCTGTCTTCGCCCTAGGACCTGTTGCTTATTTGGGTCACATGGAGAGCCCACTGAAATTTTTGGCTGATTTTCTTCCAGAGCTTGAGGTAATTCAATCTTGGAAAAATGGGGACTTAAACATTAACGGTCATTATAAATATCTTGTTAGATGTTTGGCATGTGGTATGCATGGCTGAGTATTTTTACAAACTAATTTTGGCATGGGTGCAGAACTCAAGAATAAGTCAAAAGAGTTCATGGCTATGAATATGAAATAGCCAAATTACCTATTGAAACTGAATTATGGATGTTATCTCAACTAATATTTGATCTGCCTCTCTGAATAATGCAATGTTAAATGTCATCATACTTGTGTTGGATTTTGTaggactttttcaagttttttggtGTTCGTGACTTTCTTCCTTCAAATGACATCATAAAATGGATGGCTACGTATCTTTGTGAACCTGGTGATACACGAGAAATTTGTTCTAGTATCATTTTCATCATTTGTGGTTTTGACCTCCCGCAGCTTAACATGGTAAGATTATAGAAAACTTTAGTCGCTCTCAACCTTATGACCACTCTCCTAGGTGACCAGCTCTATTTATGACTGGAACCTGTGCTCTTGCCTGTAAATGTAAATATCGGCGTTGCAGATGACAAGAATTGCATAGAATTGCAGCTTAGTGTTATGGAC
This window encodes:
- the LOC140933504 gene encoding lysosomal acid lipase/cholesteryl ester hydrolase-like, which produces MLALEKVIICALASSVWIDISCAIAPLPEENMNVTEIIHYNGYPAEEYTVTTDDGYILTIQRIPQGRQETYLTGPKPVVLVQHGLLASSSNWVANLPNESFGFILADKGFDVWLGNIRGNTYGRQHVNLSVDSDAFWNFTWDEMAKYDLPAMVNFVLKKTGQPSLHYAAHSQGSLIAFAELSRNQNLAQKIKAVFALGPVAYLGHMESPLKFLADFLPELEDFFKFFGVRDFLPSNDIIKWMATYLCEPGDTREICSSIIFIICGFDLPQLNMTRLPIYIAHTPAGTSVKNMAHFGQMYRSNKFQMFDYGSAEKNRQHYGTDTPPQYNASAITVPLALYWGGNDWLADPDDVKVLMQKLADETLWYNKTIKAWQHLDFIWGLDAAPLVYDDVAKKILDKELEFK